A region of Lathamus discolor isolate bLatDis1 chromosome 14, bLatDis1.hap1, whole genome shotgun sequence DNA encodes the following proteins:
- the LOC136022003 gene encoding protein spinster homolog 3-like isoform X1: MHNPRAHEGTSLQSQPPPEERNYGATAAHGRPDPVVSVSRKSPAKRGYLIAAVLCYTNLINFMDWFLVPGILLDIQKYFKLSDGDTGLLQTVFVLCYMLAAPVFGYLGDRYNRKIILGAGIFFWSGVTLSSSFISELYYWIFFLSRGLVGIGTASYSTIAPTIIADLFEEGKRTTMLSIFYLFIPVGSGLGYVLAAGMAGLTGDWHWAFRITPCMGGLALVLLILLVPHRTQRRTAAHRALSISGTIRVAAEKPGVHRTAKTTWCQDVISLAKNWSFVWSSLGLTAMAFVTGALGVWVPLFLYRAQLVQGTVSPCLQETCNSSNSLIFGGITIGTGMLGVIAGAEAARRLRKINNKADPLICATSMFISALCLYVALMMAKTSVLSTFIFIAFGELFLSVNWAVVTDILLYVVTPRRQSTAIALQILVSHLLGDAGSPYLIGIISNAIQAKNDGSSQWSFQSMQYSFIVCAFVGVFGGAFFLLTSLYIEEDRKEAEQL; this comes from the exons ATGCACAACCCCAGGGCGCATGAAGGAACAAGCTTGCAGTCCCAGCCACCTCCTGAAGAGCGGAATTATGGAGCTACTGCAGCACATGGGAGACCAGATCCAGTTGTGTCTGTGTCAAGGAAGAGTCCGGCAAAGAGAGGTTACCTgatagctgctgtgctgtgctacaCAAACTTAATCAACTTCATGGACTGGTTCCTTGTACCAG GGATCCTGTTAGACATACAGAAATACTTCAAGCTCAGTGATGGGGATACAGGTCTGCTGCAAACAG TCTTTGTCCTGTGTTACATGCTGGCAGCCCCTGTCTTTGGGTACCTTGGTGACCGGTACAATAGGAAAATCATCCTTGGAGCTGGTATTTTCTTCTGGTCTGGTGTCACATTAAGCAGTTCATTCATCAGTGAATTG TACTACTGGATATTCTTTCTTTCGCGAGGACTGGTTGGCATTGGCACAGCCAGTTATTCCACAATAGCACCTACCATCATTGCAGACCTgtttgaggaaggaaaaaggaccACAATGCTGTCTATCTTCTACCTCTTCATTCCAGTGGGAAG TGGTCTTGGCTATGTCCTAGCAGCTGGCATGGCAGGTCTCACTGGTGACTGGCACTGGGCCTTCAGG ATAACTCCTTGTATGGGAGGCCTAGCACTTGTTCTTCTGATTCTGCTGGTCCCTCACAGGACCCAGAGAAGgacagcagcacacagagcactGAGCATCTCTGGCACAATACGAGTAGCAGCTGAGAAGCCAGGAGTACACAGAACTGCCAAGACTACTTGGTGTCAGGATGTCATCTCACTTGCCAAGAA CTGGAGTTTTGTCTGGTCCTCTCTGGGTCTGACTGCCATGGCCTTTGTTACTGGAGCCCTCGGAGTGTGGGTACCACTGTTTCTTTACAGGGCTCAGCTTGTCCAGGGCACTGTGTCACCGTGCCTTCAAGAGACATGCAACTCATCTAACAG CCTGATATTTGGAGGCATCACCATTGGGACAGGAATGTTGGGTGTCATTGCTGgggcagaagcagcaagaagaCTGAGGAAGATAAACAATAAAGCTGATCCTCTGATTTGTGCCACAAGCATGTTCATTTCTGCTCTGTGCCTCTACGTAGCTCTGATGATGGCCAAGACGAGCGTCCTTTCTACTTTC ATCTTTATTGCATTTGGAGAGCTGTTTTTGTCTGTAAACTGGGCTGTTGTGACAGACATACTGTTG TATGTTGTGACACCGAGACGGCAGTCTACAGCTATTGCCCTGCAGATTTTGGTGAGCCATTTGCTGGGAGATGCAGGCAGCCCATATCTCATTGGCATT ATCTCCAATGCAATCCAGGCCAAGAATGATGGCTCATCCCAGTGGAGTTTCCAGAGCATGCAGTACAGCTTCATCGTCTGTGCTTTTGTGGGTGTCTTTGGAGGAGCCTTTTTCCTCCTAACATCTTTATACATTGAAGAAGACCGTAAAGAAGCAGAGCAGCTTTGA
- the LOC136022003 gene encoding protein spinster homolog 3-like isoform X2 — translation MHNPRAHEGTSLQSQPPPEERNYGATAAHGRPDPVVSVSRKSPAKRGYLIAAVLCYTNLINFMDWFLVPGILLDIQKYFKLSDGDTGLLQTVFVLCYMLAAPVFGYLGDRYNRKIILGAGIFFWSGVTLSSSFISELYYWIFFLSRGLVGIGTASYSTIAPTIIADLFEEGKRTTMLSIFYLFIPVGSGLGYVLAAGMAGLTGDWHWAFRITPCMGGLALVLLILLVPHRTQRRTAAHRALSISGTIRVAAEKPGVHRTAKTTWCQDVISLAKNWSFVWSSLGLTAMAFVTGALGVWVPLFLYRAQLVQGTVSPCLQETCNSSNSLIFGGITIGTGMLGVIAGAEAARRLRKINNKADPLICATSMFISALCLYVALMMAKTSVLSTFYVVTPRRQSTAIALQILVSHLLGDAGSPYLIGIISNAIQAKNDGSSQWSFQSMQYSFIVCAFVGVFGGAFFLLTSLYIEEDRKEAEQL, via the exons ATGCACAACCCCAGGGCGCATGAAGGAACAAGCTTGCAGTCCCAGCCACCTCCTGAAGAGCGGAATTATGGAGCTACTGCAGCACATGGGAGACCAGATCCAGTTGTGTCTGTGTCAAGGAAGAGTCCGGCAAAGAGAGGTTACCTgatagctgctgtgctgtgctacaCAAACTTAATCAACTTCATGGACTGGTTCCTTGTACCAG GGATCCTGTTAGACATACAGAAATACTTCAAGCTCAGTGATGGGGATACAGGTCTGCTGCAAACAG TCTTTGTCCTGTGTTACATGCTGGCAGCCCCTGTCTTTGGGTACCTTGGTGACCGGTACAATAGGAAAATCATCCTTGGAGCTGGTATTTTCTTCTGGTCTGGTGTCACATTAAGCAGTTCATTCATCAGTGAATTG TACTACTGGATATTCTTTCTTTCGCGAGGACTGGTTGGCATTGGCACAGCCAGTTATTCCACAATAGCACCTACCATCATTGCAGACCTgtttgaggaaggaaaaaggaccACAATGCTGTCTATCTTCTACCTCTTCATTCCAGTGGGAAG TGGTCTTGGCTATGTCCTAGCAGCTGGCATGGCAGGTCTCACTGGTGACTGGCACTGGGCCTTCAGG ATAACTCCTTGTATGGGAGGCCTAGCACTTGTTCTTCTGATTCTGCTGGTCCCTCACAGGACCCAGAGAAGgacagcagcacacagagcactGAGCATCTCTGGCACAATACGAGTAGCAGCTGAGAAGCCAGGAGTACACAGAACTGCCAAGACTACTTGGTGTCAGGATGTCATCTCACTTGCCAAGAA CTGGAGTTTTGTCTGGTCCTCTCTGGGTCTGACTGCCATGGCCTTTGTTACTGGAGCCCTCGGAGTGTGGGTACCACTGTTTCTTTACAGGGCTCAGCTTGTCCAGGGCACTGTGTCACCGTGCCTTCAAGAGACATGCAACTCATCTAACAG CCTGATATTTGGAGGCATCACCATTGGGACAGGAATGTTGGGTGTCATTGCTGgggcagaagcagcaagaagaCTGAGGAAGATAAACAATAAAGCTGATCCTCTGATTTGTGCCACAAGCATGTTCATTTCTGCTCTGTGCCTCTACGTAGCTCTGATGATGGCCAAGACGAGCGTCCTTTCTACTTTC TATGTTGTGACACCGAGACGGCAGTCTACAGCTATTGCCCTGCAGATTTTGGTGAGCCATTTGCTGGGAGATGCAGGCAGCCCATATCTCATTGGCATT ATCTCCAATGCAATCCAGGCCAAGAATGATGGCTCATCCCAGTGGAGTTTCCAGAGCATGCAGTACAGCTTCATCGTCTGTGCTTTTGTGGGTGTCTTTGGAGGAGCCTTTTTCCTCCTAACATCTTTATACATTGAAGAAGACCGTAAAGAAGCAGAGCAGCTTTGA
- the LOC136022003 gene encoding protein spinster homolog 3-like isoform X3, with protein MLAAPVFGYLGDRYNRKIILGAGIFFWSGVTLSSSFISELYYWIFFLSRGLVGIGTASYSTIAPTIIADLFEEGKRTTMLSIFYLFIPVGSGLGYVLAAGMAGLTGDWHWAFRITPCMGGLALVLLILLVPHRTQRRTAAHRALSISGTIRVAAEKPGVHRTAKTTWCQDVISLAKNWSFVWSSLGLTAMAFVTGALGVWVPLFLYRAQLVQGTVSPCLQETCNSSNSLIFGGITIGTGMLGVIAGAEAARRLRKINNKADPLICATSMFISALCLYVALMMAKTSVLSTFIFIAFGELFLSVNWAVVTDILLYVVTPRRQSTAIALQILVSHLLGDAGSPYLIGIISNAIQAKNDGSSQWSFQSMQYSFIVCAFVGVFGGAFFLLTSLYIEEDRKEAEQL; from the exons ATGCTGGCAGCCCCTGTCTTTGGGTACCTTGGTGACCGGTACAATAGGAAAATCATCCTTGGAGCTGGTATTTTCTTCTGGTCTGGTGTCACATTAAGCAGTTCATTCATCAGTGAATTG TACTACTGGATATTCTTTCTTTCGCGAGGACTGGTTGGCATTGGCACAGCCAGTTATTCCACAATAGCACCTACCATCATTGCAGACCTgtttgaggaaggaaaaaggaccACAATGCTGTCTATCTTCTACCTCTTCATTCCAGTGGGAAG TGGTCTTGGCTATGTCCTAGCAGCTGGCATGGCAGGTCTCACTGGTGACTGGCACTGGGCCTTCAGG ATAACTCCTTGTATGGGAGGCCTAGCACTTGTTCTTCTGATTCTGCTGGTCCCTCACAGGACCCAGAGAAGgacagcagcacacagagcactGAGCATCTCTGGCACAATACGAGTAGCAGCTGAGAAGCCAGGAGTACACAGAACTGCCAAGACTACTTGGTGTCAGGATGTCATCTCACTTGCCAAGAA CTGGAGTTTTGTCTGGTCCTCTCTGGGTCTGACTGCCATGGCCTTTGTTACTGGAGCCCTCGGAGTGTGGGTACCACTGTTTCTTTACAGGGCTCAGCTTGTCCAGGGCACTGTGTCACCGTGCCTTCAAGAGACATGCAACTCATCTAACAG CCTGATATTTGGAGGCATCACCATTGGGACAGGAATGTTGGGTGTCATTGCTGgggcagaagcagcaagaagaCTGAGGAAGATAAACAATAAAGCTGATCCTCTGATTTGTGCCACAAGCATGTTCATTTCTGCTCTGTGCCTCTACGTAGCTCTGATGATGGCCAAGACGAGCGTCCTTTCTACTTTC ATCTTTATTGCATTTGGAGAGCTGTTTTTGTCTGTAAACTGGGCTGTTGTGACAGACATACTGTTG TATGTTGTGACACCGAGACGGCAGTCTACAGCTATTGCCCTGCAGATTTTGGTGAGCCATTTGCTGGGAGATGCAGGCAGCCCATATCTCATTGGCATT ATCTCCAATGCAATCCAGGCCAAGAATGATGGCTCATCCCAGTGGAGTTTCCAGAGCATGCAGTACAGCTTCATCGTCTGTGCTTTTGTGGGTGTCTTTGGAGGAGCCTTTTTCCTCCTAACATCTTTATACATTGAAGAAGACCGTAAAGAAGCAGAGCAGCTTTGA